The following proteins are encoded in a genomic region of Hyphomicrobiales bacterium:
- the tesB gene encoding acyl-CoA thioesterase II, giving the protein MSYGVDDLLEILNLETLEHNLFRGKSPNVGWQRVFGGQVIGQALVAASRTVKDRSVHSLHCYFMRPGDPKVPIIYDVDKIRDGRSFTTRRVVAIQHGKPIFSLSASFQIAEDGYDHQIDMPDIPQPEDLPNEAELKEKYLAFAPQNVKDYWSRPRPIEVRPVSLEHYISNKKLEPAQHIWIRTTSPVPDDQLRSSAVLAYFSDMTLLDTSLYAHGTSIFDQQLQVASLDHAMWFHRKADFSDWILYTQDSPSASGARGFTRGSLYTRSGTLIASVAQEGLIRRREGEENIRSFTTQQDPEITSG; this is encoded by the coding sequence TTGTCCTATGGTGTTGATGATCTGTTGGAAATTCTCAATCTTGAAACCCTTGAACACAATCTTTTTCGTGGCAAAAGCCCGAATGTCGGATGGCAGCGGGTTTTTGGCGGTCAAGTAATCGGGCAAGCGCTTGTTGCAGCCTCTCGCACGGTTAAAGATCGCAGCGTTCATTCCTTACATTGTTATTTTATGCGACCGGGGGACCCCAAGGTTCCAATCATTTATGATGTCGATAAAATTCGTGATGGCCGAAGCTTCACAACCAGACGCGTGGTCGCAATCCAACACGGCAAACCTATCTTCTCCCTTTCCGCCTCTTTTCAAATTGCTGAAGACGGATATGACCATCAAATTGACATGCCGGATATTCCACAGCCGGAAGATCTACCAAATGAGGCAGAGCTCAAAGAAAAATATTTGGCTTTCGCGCCCCAAAACGTCAAAGACTACTGGAGCCGTCCACGCCCTATTGAGGTGAGGCCCGTATCACTTGAACATTATATCTCAAACAAAAAGCTTGAACCTGCCCAACATATCTGGATACGCACAACAAGCCCTGTCCCTGATGACCAGCTCCGCAGTTCTGCCGTCTTGGCTTATTTTTCAGATATGACATTACTGGACACATCACTATATGCCCATGGCACCAGTATTTTCGACCAACAATTACAAGTAGCAAGCCTCGATCACGCCATGTGGTTCCATCGCAAAGCCGATTTTTCAGATTGGATTTTATACACCCAGGACAGCCCAAGCGCTTCAGGAGCGCGGGGCTTCACACGTGGTTCCCTCTATACCCGTTCAGGCACATTAATTGCCTCCGTTGCCCAAGAAGGACTCATTCGCCGTCGGGAAGGCGAGGAAAATATACGCAGTTTTACAACACAGCAAGATCCCGAAATCACATCTGGCTAA
- a CDS encoding ubiquinone biosynthesis hydroxylase — translation MEQFDIVIAGGGYVGLSSALAIKSAAPHLSVLLADPAPPLSERKGVDMRASAIALAAQKMLDQLGVWEKLIPHAQPINDMVITDSKTGDAVRPVYLTFAEAVEEGRPFAHMVPNGAMVGAIEARARELGVDIRYGDSVLDFEEKPAHMNIWLRSGGEVSTKLLVGADGVKSGLRSIAGIKTVHWDYGQSGIVTTVKHEKPHNGQAVEHFLPAGPFAILPLTENRSSLVWTERTSDAAKMVAGDDFVFDLELERRFGHHLGALEVIGGRRAYPLSLTLAKNFVKSRFALVGDAAHGIHPIAGQGLNLGFRDVAALAQTIVEADRLGQDFGTEDVLERYEQWRRFDTWLMGFTTDVLNRLFSNRSDALRLMRTIGLGVVDRLPRVKSYFISQAAGTSLPNQPKLLVGEAI, via the coding sequence ATGGAACAATTTGATATCGTAATTGCAGGTGGTGGCTATGTGGGGCTTTCCTCGGCTTTGGCCATCAAATCAGCCGCACCGCATCTGTCAGTTTTATTGGCTGATCCAGCTCCACCGCTATCTGAGCGCAAGGGTGTTGATATGCGGGCGTCAGCAATTGCACTTGCAGCACAAAAAATGCTCGATCAATTGGGGGTTTGGGAAAAATTGATCCCTCATGCCCAGCCAATCAACGATATGGTGATTACAGATTCTAAAACGGGTGATGCTGTGCGCCCTGTTTATCTGACTTTTGCTGAAGCTGTTGAGGAGGGCAGGCCTTTCGCTCATATGGTGCCGAATGGCGCGATGGTTGGAGCGATTGAAGCGCGCGCGCGTGAGCTTGGTGTTGATATTCGCTATGGTGATAGTGTTTTGGATTTTGAAGAAAAGCCCGCGCATATGAATATTTGGTTGAGGTCGGGTGGCGAAGTCAGTACGAAACTTCTTGTTGGTGCTGATGGTGTAAAATCTGGCTTACGCTCCATAGCAGGCATCAAAACGGTGCACTGGGATTATGGCCAATCTGGCATTGTGACGACTGTAAAACATGAAAAGCCACACAATGGACAAGCGGTTGAGCATTTTTTGCCAGCCGGTCCTTTTGCGATTTTGCCCCTGACAGAAAACCGTTCATCGTTGGTATGGACGGAACGCACAAGCGATGCGGCGAAGATGGTTGCGGGGGATGATTTTGTATTTGATCTGGAGCTGGAGCGTCGGTTTGGTCATCACCTGGGGGCGCTTGAGGTCATTGGCGGTAGGCGGGCCTATCCTTTGAGTTTGACGCTTGCTAAGAATTTTGTGAAATCTCGTTTCGCGCTTGTGGGCGATGCTGCCCACGGTATTCATCCCATCGCGGGCCAAGGTTTGAATCTCGGTTTTAGAGATGTGGCCGCCCTTGCGCAGACGATTGTAGAAGCGGATCGTTTGGGGCAGGATTTTGGGACGGAAGATGTATTGGAGCGCTATGAGCAATGGCGCCGGTTTGATACATGGTTGATGGGTTTTACCACGGATGTTTTAAATCGACTGTTTTCTAATCGAAGTGATGCCTTGCGGTTGATGCGCACCATTGGACTTGGTGTGGTCGATCGCCTCCCACGCGTAAAATCTTATTTTATCTCACAGGCGGCGGGTACCTCGCTGCCGAACCAGCCAAAACTTCTCGTCGGGGAAGCCATATAA
- a CDS encoding TetR/AcrR family transcriptional regulator — translation MARKSDKRERLLDAAAEAFWIDGYAATSLADIAERSQVPVGNIYYYFKTKTAIAEGVADIFLESSLQSLSNIDITFNTPAEKLRAFISLLKESAVPRAQRGCPIANAIRDFSPNVPKAAEKTNEVFDTLIGWISQVLNKSGDRKAIRHARTAITRWQGAIVLAQGAGDPKILLEALNELEADLLLWAKADS, via the coding sequence ATGGCGAGAAAATCTGATAAACGCGAACGCCTCCTTGATGCTGCTGCCGAAGCTTTCTGGATAGATGGCTATGCCGCAACCTCTCTTGCTGACATAGCAGAGCGTTCTCAAGTGCCTGTTGGCAATATCTATTATTATTTTAAGACAAAAACCGCCATTGCAGAAGGTGTCGCAGATATTTTCCTTGAATCTTCTCTGCAATCACTGAGTAATATTGATATCACTTTTAATACCCCAGCAGAAAAATTGCGCGCCTTTATCTCGCTGCTCAAAGAAAGCGCAGTGCCACGTGCACAGCGCGGATGTCCTATCGCTAATGCCATTCGGGATTTTTCACCAAACGTGCCAAAAGCTGCCGAGAAAACAAATGAAGTCTTTGACACATTAATCGGTTGGATCAGCCAAGTTCTAAATAAGAGCGGCGACCGCAAGGCCATTCGTCACGCCCGAACAGCCATAACCCGCTGGCAAGGGGCGATTGTTCTTGCCCAAGGCGCGGGCGACCCCAAAATTCTGCTTGAGGCCCTCAATGAACTAGAAGCTGATTTGCTTCTATGGGCCAAAGCCGACAGTTAA
- the bluB gene encoding 5,6-dimethylbenzimidazole synthase, translating to MTPPSQIIAPAGAFSSDERAAVYRAIETRRDVRNEFLPDPIPQDVLTRILKAAHAAPSVGLMQPWNFILLRTLDERRAAHQLFEKANLEAEEQFTNEKKKLYSSLKLEGILKAPLNICITCDRTRGGDVVLGRTHQNDMDLYSTVCAVQNLWLAARAEGVGVGWVSIFHEEEMKDLLHIPKHVSIIAYLCIGLVSELYTKPELEVKGWGKRLQLEDLIFEGHWDNKNGEKI from the coding sequence GTGACTCCTCCAAGCCAAATAATAGCACCAGCTGGCGCCTTTTCATCGGATGAACGTGCCGCTGTTTATCGGGCCATTGAAACACGACGCGATGTACGCAATGAATTCCTGCCCGACCCTATACCCCAAGATGTCCTCACCCGCATTTTAAAAGCAGCCCATGCAGCCCCTTCCGTTGGCCTGATGCAGCCGTGGAATTTTATTCTATTGCGAACACTAGACGAAAGGCGCGCAGCGCATCAGTTGTTTGAAAAAGCAAACCTTGAGGCTGAAGAACAATTCACAAATGAGAAAAAGAAGCTTTACTCCAGCCTCAAACTTGAAGGCATTTTAAAAGCCCCTTTGAACATCTGTATAACCTGTGACCGCACACGCGGCGGCGATGTGGTTCTAGGTCGCACCCATCAAAATGATATGGACCTCTATTCAACCGTCTGTGCTGTCCAAAACTTATGGCTTGCAGCGCGCGCAGAAGGCGTTGGTGTAGGATGGGTCAGTATCTTCCATGAAGAAGAAATGAAAGACCTACTCCACATCCCCAAACATGTCTCAATCATTGCTTATTTATGTATAGGGCTTGTCAGTGAACTCTACACAAAACCAGAGTTAGAAGTAAAAGGTTGGGGAAAAAGACTGCAGCTAGAAGACCTTATATTTGAAGGACACTGGGATAATAAAAATGGCGAGAAAATCTGA
- a CDS encoding Trm112 family protein, which translates to MTDISKTKTPFIDRKLLEILVCPLTKGTLEYKCVEQELISHSAKLAYPIRDGIPIMLPDEARTLDDNE; encoded by the coding sequence ATGACTGATATATCAAAGACGAAAACACCTTTCATTGATCGCAAGCTATTGGAAATTCTTGTCTGCCCTTTAACAAAAGGAACGCTTGAATATAAATGCGTTGAACAGGAACTGATTAGCCATTCTGCAAAACTTGCCTATCCAATCCGTGATGGTATCCCCATCATGTTGCCGGATGAAGCGCGGACACTGGATGATAACGAGTGA
- a CDS encoding LON peptidase substrate-binding domain-containing protein, protein MMTGNRNYEGIDDLPTSIPIFPLTGALLLPHGQMPLNIFEPRYLAMIDAAIAGDRVIGMVQPSLNDDKAEDSGLCKVGCAGRIVSLSETGDNRYLISLIGISRFTVQRELKVTTPYRQILADWRPYQNDLQTDKSGDDVDRDGLLKTFRSYLDVNNLEADWESIEETQTHILVNALSMMSPYGAAEKQALLEANNLKIRAETLIAITEMSLAQQDTNGNAILQ, encoded by the coding sequence ATGATGACTGGCAATAGAAACTACGAAGGCATCGATGACCTTCCAACATCTATACCTATTTTCCCCCTGACCGGTGCTTTATTACTTCCTCATGGACAAATGCCATTAAATATTTTCGAACCCCGCTATCTGGCAATGATCGATGCTGCAATAGCTGGTGATCGCGTGATCGGGATGGTTCAGCCATCGCTTAATGATGATAAAGCGGAAGACAGCGGACTGTGTAAAGTAGGCTGCGCAGGACGTATTGTTTCATTAAGCGAGACAGGAGATAATCGCTATCTTATCTCCCTAATTGGAATTTCACGCTTCACAGTCCAGCGCGAACTTAAAGTCACCACACCCTATCGACAAATCCTTGCAGACTGGAGACCCTATCAAAATGATCTCCAAACTGACAAAAGCGGAGATGACGTTGATCGTGATGGATTATTGAAAACGTTTAGGTCTTATCTTGATGTCAACAATTTAGAAGCTGATTGGGAAAGCATTGAAGAGACGCAAACGCATATTCTTGTTAATGCGCTTTCTATGATGAGCCCTTATGGTGCCGCAGAAAAACAGGCCTTACTAGAAGCGAACAATCTCAAGATACGCGCAGAGACTCTCATTGCCATTACTGAAATGTCGCTTGCCCAACAAGATACTAATGGCAACGCGATCCTCCAATAG
- the trxA gene encoding thioredoxin — protein sequence MSEFMQYGTGPINSAGDNLIKDTTTDTFVVDVIEESNKQPVMVDFWAPWCGPCKQLTPIIEKAVNEAGGRVKLVKMNIDDYPEISNQMGVKSVPAVVAFKDGRPVDGFMGAIPETQIKEFIDKIAEPAGPSQEDLHLAEGEKLLETDDFNAAAGHFSAVLQMDRTNLAALSGLARCALGLGDKEQAEKILDMIPEESLENPAIKTVVAQLMLLKKAEDTGEIDTLRDKVTNNENDHQARFDLAISLNAAGHRQEAADALLEIFRRDRTWNDESARKELLTFFEAWGPKEPATSTSRRKLSSLMFS from the coding sequence ATGAGCGAATTCATGCAATATGGCACCGGACCAATAAATAGTGCGGGCGACAACCTGATTAAAGACACAACAACAGATACCTTTGTTGTTGATGTGATTGAAGAATCAAACAAACAGCCAGTCATGGTCGATTTCTGGGCCCCGTGGTGTGGGCCATGTAAACAATTAACCCCCATTATCGAAAAAGCAGTCAATGAAGCCGGCGGGCGGGTCAAACTGGTCAAAATGAACATTGACGACTATCCAGAAATTTCAAACCAAATGGGCGTTAAGTCAGTTCCAGCGGTCGTGGCATTCAAGGATGGTCGACCCGTTGATGGTTTTATGGGCGCCATACCGGAAACACAAATTAAAGAATTCATCGACAAAATTGCAGAACCCGCCGGACCATCGCAGGAAGATCTACATCTGGCAGAAGGTGAAAAACTGCTCGAGACAGATGACTTTAATGCGGCAGCTGGCCATTTCAGTGCCGTTTTGCAAATGGATAGAACAAATTTAGCCGCCCTTTCAGGTCTGGCGCGCTGCGCCCTTGGCCTTGGCGACAAAGAACAAGCAGAGAAAATTCTAGATATGATCCCGGAAGAAAGTCTGGAAAACCCCGCGATCAAAACAGTTGTTGCACAATTAATGCTTTTGAAAAAAGCCGAAGATACTGGTGAAATCGACACTCTAAGGGATAAAGTCACCAATAATGAAAATGATCATCAAGCACGATTTGATCTTGCAATTTCTCTTAATGCAGCGGGTCATCGTCAAGAAGCCGCCGATGCCCTACTTGAAATTTTTCGTCGTGACCGTACTTGGAATGATGAGAGTGCTCGAAAAGAGCTTTTGACTTTTTTCGAAGCTTGGGGACCAAAAGAACCAGCAACAAGCACATCACGCAGGAAGCTGTCTTCTTTGATGTTTTCGTAA
- a CDS encoding D-amino acid dehydrogenase: protein MQKIAVIGAGITGITTAYSLLNRGFEVTVFDRNRYAAMETSFANGGQLSASNAEVWTRWSTIGKGMKWMFERGAPLLVNPKPSWHKYSWMAEFMASIPDYEKNTIETVRLAISAREHLKAHAEKEGFSFDCEDRGILHIYTDKKEFDHATQVNKLLAKGGLQRRAVTREEIREIEPSIHGDLYAGYYTTSDFTGDIHRYSRGLSKACEKRGVHFNYHTKVRDINHHSQGVTLSFTNDESGIQRQDFDGVMICAGVQSKRLANMVGDRVNIYPVKGYSITVELGDKESQKAAPWVSLLDDEAKLVLSRLGDDRLRIAGTAEFNGYSLDIRDDRIKPLIKWCERLFPDVSTEYAVPWAGLRPMMPSMMPKVGAGKRPGIFYNTGHGHLGWTLGAATAEIAAEIVLSKARSNKQIY from the coding sequence ATGCAAAAAATTGCCGTCATCGGTGCCGGTATCACGGGTATCACCACGGCTTACTCTCTTTTAAATCGCGGCTTTGAAGTCACCGTATTTGACCGCAACCGTTATGCAGCCATGGAAACATCTTTCGCCAATGGTGGCCAGCTTTCAGCTTCTAATGCCGAGGTGTGGACAAGATGGTCGACAATCGGCAAAGGCATGAAGTGGATGTTCGAGCGCGGCGCTCCGCTGCTCGTTAATCCAAAACCAAGCTGGCACAAGTATTCATGGATGGCGGAATTCATGGCCAGCATCCCAGATTATGAGAAGAACACCATTGAAACCGTCCGCCTTGCAATTTCAGCGCGCGAGCATCTTAAAGCCCATGCCGAAAAAGAAGGCTTCAGTTTTGATTGCGAAGATCGCGGCATTCTTCATATCTATACGGATAAAAAAGAATTCGACCACGCAACACAGGTAAATAAGCTCTTAGCCAAAGGCGGACTTCAACGACGCGCCGTGACCCGTGAAGAAATCCGTGAGATTGAACCCAGCATCCATGGCGATCTTTATGCTGGCTACTACACCACAAGTGACTTCACCGGTGACATTCACCGTTATTCACGCGGCCTTTCAAAGGCCTGCGAAAAACGTGGGGTTCATTTCAATTATCACACAAAGGTCAGGGACATTAATCATCATAGTCAAGGCGTTACATTGAGTTTTACAAACGATGAAAGTGGTATCCAAAGACAAGATTTTGATGGTGTCATGATTTGCGCCGGTGTTCAAAGCAAACGACTGGCCAATATGGTTGGCGACCGTGTGAATATTTATCCAGTCAAAGGCTATTCCATCACCGTTGAGCTTGGCGACAAAGAGAGCCAAAAAGCAGCCCCATGGGTCAGCCTTTTAGATGACGAAGCTAAACTGGTTCTTTCCCGTCTTGGGGATGACCGTTTGCGCATAGCCGGCACTGCTGAATTTAATGGCTACAGCCTCGACATACGCGATGACCGCATAAAGCCGTTGATTAAATGGTGTGAACGGCTATTTCCAGATGTCTCAACCGAATATGCCGTGCCATGGGCAGGGCTTCGCCCAATGATGCCAAGCATGATGCCGAAAGTCGGTGCTGGCAAAAGGCCGGGAATTTTCTACAATACTGGTCACGGTCATCTTGGTTGGACATTGGGAGCTGCAACAGCTGAAATCGCCGCTGAAATCGTGCTTTCAAAAGCGCGATCAAATAAGCAAATATACTAA
- a CDS encoding substrate-binding protein, protein MTDNRSKISRRSILKTGAVAGSALATPMFFSNTANAYTNEPKGDTVTFGFNVPQTGAYADEGADELRAYQLAVEHINGEGDGGMLNTFSSKALKGGINGKKVAFVTGDTQTKSDAARASAKRMIEKDGAVMITGGSSSGVAIAVQGLCQEAGVIFMAGLTHSNDTTGKDRRANGFRHFFNTEMTGAALGPVLKNQFGTERTAYHLTADYTWGWSQEGSIKKYTEQIGWNTAAAVKTPLGAGDFSQYITPVLNSGADVLVLNHYGKDMVNSLTQAVQFGLRDKQVNGKDFAIVVPLYSRLMAQGAGENVKGIYGSTNWHWSLKDEGSKAFVKSFGSKYGFPPSQAAHTTYCQALLYADACQRAGTFKPSGVGAALEGFKFDGLGNGPTEYRAEDHQCFKDVLVVKGKENPTSKFDVLEVVEVTPRAQVEYAHTDPDVKGDLGPYNDGA, encoded by the coding sequence ATGACTGACAATCGATCAAAAATTAGCCGTCGTTCAATTTTGAAGACGGGTGCAGTTGCCGGCTCAGCGCTTGCAACACCTATGTTTTTTTCAAACACAGCCAATGCCTATACCAATGAGCCTAAGGGTGACACGGTAACATTTGGTTTTAACGTGCCACAAACTGGTGCTTATGCTGATGAGGGTGCAGATGAACTGCGTGCTTATCAGCTTGCTGTTGAGCATATCAACGGTGAAGGCGATGGCGGAATGTTAAACACATTCTCATCAAAAGCGCTTAAAGGCGGCATCAACGGCAAGAAAGTTGCCTTTGTAACAGGTGACACACAGACAAAATCTGACGCGGCACGTGCTTCTGCGAAGCGCATGATTGAAAAAGATGGCGCTGTTATGATTACTGGTGGTTCATCTTCGGGTGTTGCTATTGCTGTTCAAGGCCTATGTCAGGAAGCTGGCGTAATCTTTATGGCTGGTCTGACACACTCAAATGACACAACTGGTAAAGACCGTCGTGCAAACGGCTTCCGTCACTTCTTTAATACAGAAATGACAGGTGCTGCACTTGGTCCAGTGTTGAAAAACCAGTTCGGTACAGAACGTACAGCATATCACCTTACAGCTGACTACACTTGGGGTTGGTCTCAAGAAGGTTCAATCAAGAAGTACACAGAGCAAATTGGTTGGAATACAGCAGCAGCTGTTAAAACACCACTTGGCGCTGGTGACTTCTCACAGTACATCACTCCAGTGTTGAATTCTGGTGCTGACGTTCTCGTGTTGAACCACTACGGCAAAGATATGGTGAACTCACTGACACAAGCTGTTCAGTTTGGTCTTCGTGACAAGCAAGTAAACGGTAAAGACTTTGCAATCGTTGTTCCATTGTACTCACGCCTTATGGCTCAAGGTGCTGGTGAAAACGTTAAAGGTATTTACGGTTCAACAAACTGGCATTGGTCCTTGAAAGACGAAGGTTCAAAAGCTTTCGTTAAATCATTTGGTTCCAAGTATGGCTTCCCGCCATCACAGGCTGCTCATACAACTTACTGTCAGGCTCTGCTTTATGCTGATGCATGTCAGCGTGCTGGTACGTTCAAACCATCAGGTGTTGGCGCCGCTCTCGAAGGCTTCAAGTTTGATGGCCTCGGCAATGGTCCAACTGAGTACCGTGCTGAAGATCACCAGTGTTTCAAAGACGTGCTCGTTGTGAAGGGTAAAGAAAACCCAACATCGAAATTTGACGTTCTTGAAGTTGTGGAAGTTACACCACGTGCGCAGGTTGAGTATGCTCATACTGATCCTGATGTTAAGGGCGATCTTGGTCCTTACAACGATGGTGCGTAA
- a CDS encoding branched-chain amino acid ABC transporter permease yields the protein MDVILLQLLNGLDKGGAYALIALGLTLVFGTLGVVNFAHGVLFMLGAFCAVVFNKMLQLGVEKPSEDTGLGFAPPPEVVPYVDIWFGEEMGSLITSYSVPLSIILVIPFMLLVGIIVERGLIQHFYKRAHADQILVTFGLAIVLQEIVKHYFGANPLPQSAPEIVSGSANIGTWLGVSENLVYPWWRLIYFGFAAVVIAAVFSFLQFTTYGMVVRAGMNDRETVGILGIDIERRFTVIFGLAAVVAGLAGAMYTPTLPPDYRMGMDFLVLSFVVVVVGGMGSLPGAVLSGFLLGIMQSFAAVASYASLVFPNPADHSGFFYNILNFIDSWVFFPGIDQVIIYLVAVVILLTLPRGLLGRAGVMED from the coding sequence ATGGACGTTATCCTTCTTCAGCTCTTGAATGGGCTTGATAAGGGCGGTGCCTATGCTTTGATTGCACTGGGTTTAACGCTTGTTTTTGGTACATTGGGTGTGGTCAATTTTGCCCACGGTGTACTGTTTATGCTAGGTGCATTTTGTGCTGTTGTTTTTAACAAAATGTTGCAGCTTGGTGTTGAAAAACCTTCTGAAGACACAGGCCTAGGATTTGCCCCTCCACCAGAAGTTGTTCCCTATGTTGACATATGGTTTGGTGAGGAAATGGGGTCGCTCATTACGAGTTATTCAGTGCCTCTATCGATCATTCTTGTTATACCCTTTATGTTGTTGGTAGGTATTATCGTTGAGCGTGGCCTGATCCAACACTTCTATAAACGTGCTCATGCAGACCAGATTTTGGTGACATTCGGGCTTGCTATCGTTTTACAAGAAATAGTGAAACATTATTTTGGTGCAAATCCATTGCCACAATCAGCTCCTGAAATTGTCAGTGGTAGCGCGAATATTGGTACATGGCTGGGTGTTAGTGAAAATCTTGTTTATCCATGGTGGCGTTTGATTTACTTCGGTTTTGCTGCTGTCGTCATTGCTGCCGTATTCAGCTTCTTGCAATTTACAACTTACGGGATGGTTGTGCGGGCAGGTATGAATGATCGGGAAACTGTTGGCATTCTCGGGATAGATATTGAGCGTCGTTTCACCGTCATCTTTGGTCTTGCCGCTGTTGTTGCTGGTCTGGCAGGCGCTATGTATACGCCTACATTGCCGCCTGATTACCGAATGGGTATGGACTTTCTTGTTCTTTCCTTTGTGGTTGTTGTGGTTGGTGGCATGGGCTCTCTACCTGGTGCTGTTCTTTCAGGCTTTTTACTTGGGATTATGCAGAGTTTTGCGGCCGTTGCCTCATATGCCTCGCTTGTGTTCCCAAATCCGGCCGACCATTCAGGCTTTTTCTATAATATTTTGAATTTCATCGATAGCTGGGTTTTCTTCCCGGGGATTGATCAGGTTATCATTTATCTGGTGGCTGTTGTGATTCTTCTAACCCTGCCGCGTGGTCTACTTGGTCGTGCTGGCGTGATGGAGGACTAA
- a CDS encoding branched-chain amino acid ABC transporter permease, translating into MMLSSERNDRLLMLVFIAVVLCAPIIFAPIGAGYPDLLQKFAIYGIFAIGFNILFGLTGYLSFGHAAFLGVGSYATVWSFKLFTMNVVPAMALSIGIAGLFAVVIGFISLRRSGIYFSILTLAFAQMCYSLAYSVLTPITNGETGLQVRALAKADESRSLLDADIRVVDGFFGVTETSVPISNFFGLKMSGWEGFYFCAILLIIAFYISLRIFRSDFGLMLRAIKSNQNRLNYTGINTRPYLIVAFVISGMYAGLAGSLLAVTDPLAGAERMQWTESGLVVLMTILGGVGTLIGPLIGAGLIKYLEQIFSSINEQILEATFSFLPETLQHFFVGITSLFVGEGWELTLGLMFMIVVIFVPGGIMEIMSRLIGLFRKKPTDNKPLAGEAQPAE; encoded by the coding sequence ATTATGTTATCTTCAGAACGAAATGACCGGCTTTTAATGCTTGTCTTCATAGCGGTGGTTTTGTGTGCCCCGATTATTTTTGCACCGATTGGTGCTGGCTATCCTGATCTGTTGCAGAAATTTGCCATCTATGGAATTTTTGCCATAGGATTCAATATTTTGTTTGGTCTGACAGGCTATCTGTCTTTTGGTCATGCTGCCTTCTTGGGTGTTGGCTCTTATGCAACGGTTTGGTCGTTTAAACTGTTCACCATGAATGTGGTGCCGGCCATGGCTTTGAGTATCGGAATTGCAGGATTATTTGCTGTTGTTATCGGTTTTATAAGTCTACGCCGATCAGGTATCTATTTCTCTATTCTAACTCTGGCTTTTGCTCAGATGTGTTACAGTCTGGCTTATTCCGTACTGACGCCTATAACGAATGGTGAAACTGGTCTTCAAGTGCGGGCTTTGGCCAAAGCGGATGAAAGCCGTAGTCTTCTTGATGCCGATATTCGCGTTGTAGATGGGTTTTTTGGCGTCACGGAAACCAGCGTGCCGATTTCAAACTTTTTCGGGCTTAAGATGAGTGGCTGGGAAGGATTCTACTTCTGTGCGATTCTTCTAATTATTGCTTTTTATATATCATTGCGCATCTTTAGATCTGATTTTGGGCTGATGCTGCGAGCGATTAAATCTAATCAGAACCGTTTGAACTATACAGGCATTAACACGCGCCCCTATTTGATTGTGGCCTTTGTTATATCTGGTATGTATGCGGGTCTGGCAGGTTCGCTTCTGGCCGTGACTGATCCACTTGCTGGTGCTGAACGAATGCAATGGACAGAGTCTGGCCTTGTGGTACTGATGACCATCCTTGGTGGTGTTGGTACTTTGATTGGACCGCTTATAGGGGCCGGTTTGATTAAATATTTGGAACAGATTTTCTCATCAATCAATGAACAAATTCTGGAAGCAACGTTCTCTTTCTTACCGGAAACACTGCAGCATTTCTTTGTTGGGATAACCTCATTGTTTGTTGGTGAAGGATGGGAGCTAACCCTCGGTTTAATGTTTATGATTGTCGTGATTTTTGTTCCCGGTGGGATCATGGAAATAATGAGTCGTCTAATCGGGCTTTTCCGTAAAAAACCTACCGATAACAAGCCGCTTGCCGGCGAAGCCCAACCGGCGGAGTAA